The proteins below are encoded in one region of Antennarius striatus isolate MH-2024 chromosome 7, ASM4005453v1, whole genome shotgun sequence:
- the pde6d gene encoding retinal rod rhodopsin-sensitive cGMP 3',5'-cyclic phosphodiesterase subunit delta isoform X2 has translation MSSDEDRAKEIMKGFKLNWMNLRDAETGKVLWQGTEDLSVPGVEHEARVPKKILKCKAVSRELNFSSSEKLEKFRLEQKVFFKGQCLEEWFFEFGFVIPNSTNTWQSLIEAAPESQMMPANVLTGNVIIETKFYDDDLHVSTSKKFF, from the exons atgtcttcagacgAAGACAGGGCCAAGGAAATAATGAAAGGCTTCAAACT AAACTGGATGAATCTTCGAGATGCTGAGACGGGCAAAGTGCTGTGGCAGGGAACTGAGGACCTGTCCGTACCAGGAGTAGAACATGAAG CTCGTGTACCTAAGAAGATCCTGAAATGTAAAGCTGTGTCCAGAGAACTGAACTTTTCTTCTTCAGAAAAACTGGAGAAGTTCAGACTGGAGCAGAAAGTTTTCTTCAAGGGACAGTGTCTAGAAG aGTGGTTTTTTGAGTTTGGTTTTGTTATTCCTAACTCCACCAACACGTGGCAGTCTCTGATAGAAGCAGCTCCAGAGTCCCAGATGATGCCAGCCAACGTCTTAAC TGGTAATGTGATCATAGAGACCAAGTTCTACGATGATGATCTCCATGTCAGTACCTCCAAG AAGTTCTTCTAA
- the pde6d gene encoding retinal rod rhodopsin-sensitive cGMP 3',5'-cyclic phosphodiesterase subunit delta isoform X1 → MSSDEDRAKEIMKGFKLNWMNLRDAETGKVLWQGTEDLSVPGVEHEARVPKKILKCKAVSRELNFSSSEKLEKFRLEQKVFFKGQCLEEWFFEFGFVIPNSTNTWQSLIEAAPESQMMPANVLTGNVIIETKFYDDDLHVSTSKVRLFYV, encoded by the exons atgtcttcagacgAAGACAGGGCCAAGGAAATAATGAAAGGCTTCAAACT AAACTGGATGAATCTTCGAGATGCTGAGACGGGCAAAGTGCTGTGGCAGGGAACTGAGGACCTGTCCGTACCAGGAGTAGAACATGAAG CTCGTGTACCTAAGAAGATCCTGAAATGTAAAGCTGTGTCCAGAGAACTGAACTTTTCTTCTTCAGAAAAACTGGAGAAGTTCAGACTGGAGCAGAAAGTTTTCTTCAAGGGACAGTGTCTAGAAG aGTGGTTTTTTGAGTTTGGTTTTGTTATTCCTAACTCCACCAACACGTGGCAGTCTCTGATAGAAGCAGCTCCAGAGTCCCAGATGATGCCAGCCAACGTCTTAAC TGGTAATGTGATCATAGAGACCAAGTTCTACGATGATGATCTCCATGTCAGTACCTCCAAGGTACGACTGTTCTACGTCTGA